A region from the Panicum hallii strain FIL2 chromosome 1, PHallii_v3.1, whole genome shotgun sequence genome encodes:
- the LOC112884675 gene encoding uncharacterized protein At2g24330-like, producing MGGDVGTPTPRGGLGLARSSSGVWWKLVDGDASEVERRLRGIAEEEAAVRARMERRHAVRRRIAVTSMSLEVVALVHGLWKATRRGFSSSKLKLIKLLLPAVAIPALATLVLAALARFRRSLDARDQQHLDRLRTERNAKIGGFRGSHHNLQKLIEKYDPDGGGDGSSSNDAATRKKQQQLKRTHSRLSFHVDVGEAGDE from the exons ATGGGTGGTGATGTTGGGACGCCGACGCCTCGGGGGGGCTTGGGCCTGGCGCGGTCCTCGTCGGGCGTCTGGTGGAAGCTGGTCGATGGCGATGCGtcggaggtggagcggcggctgCGCGGCATCgccgaggaggaggccgccgtCAGGGCCCGCATGGAGAGGCGCCACGCCGTCCGCCGCAGGATCGCCGTCACCTCCATGAGCCTCGAGGTGGTAGCCTTGGTGCACGGCCTGtggaaggccacaaggcggggcttcagcagcagcaagctgAAGCTGATCAAGCTGCTGCTGCCTGCAGTCGCCATACCCGCGCTGGCCACCCTGGTGCTGGCAGCCTTGGCCCGATTCCGGAGAAGCT TGGATGCGCGGGACCAGCAGCATCTGGATCGCCTCCGAACCGAGCGCAACGCAAAGATTGGAGGCTTCAGGGGAAGCCACCACAACTTGCAAAAGCTCATCGAG AAGTATGATCCGGATGGTGGCGGCgacggcagcagcagcaatgaTGCGGCTACCAgaaagaagcagcagcagctgaaGAGGACGCACTCGCGGTTGAGCTTCCATGTGGATGTGGGAGAGGCCGGAGACGAATGA
- the LOC112884605 gene encoding eukaryotic initiation factor 4A-III homolog A, with the protein MAAPTTSRRGPGAARNMDDDNLTFETSPGVEVVSTFDQMGIKDDLLRGIYGYGFEKPSAIQQRAVLPIINGRDVIAQAQSGTGKTSMISLTVCQIVDTAVREVQALILSPTRELASQTERVMLAIGDYLNIQVHACIGGKSIGEDIRRLEHGVHVVSGTPGRVCDMIKRRTLRTRAIKLLVLDEADEMLSRGFKDQIYDVYRYLPPELQVVLISATLPHEILEMTSKFMTEPVRILVKRDELTLEGIKQFFVAVEKEEWKFDTLCDLYDTLTITQAVIFCNTKRKVDWLTERMRTNNFTVSAMHGDMPQQERDAIMTEFRSGETRVLITTDVWARGLDVQQVSLVINYDLPNNRELYIHRIGRSGRFGRKGVAINFVRKDDIRILRDIEQYYSTQIDEMPMNVADLI; encoded by the exons ATGGCGGCGCCGACCACCTCCCGCCgcggccccggcgccgcccgcaaCATGGACGACGACAACCTCACCTTCGAGACCTCCCCGGGGGTCGAGGTCGTCAGCACCTTCGACCAGATGGGAATCAAGGACGACCTCCTCCGCGGCATCTACGGCTACGGCTTCGAGAAGCCCTCCGCCATCCAGCAGCGCGCCGTCCTCCCCATCATCAACGGCCGTGACGTCATCGCGCAGGCCCAGTCCGGGACGGGAAAGACATCCATGATCTCCCTCACCGTCTGCCAGATCGTAGACACCGCCGTACGCGA GGTGCAGGCTTTGATCCTCTCACCGACTAGGGAGCTTGCTTCACAGACGGAGAGAGTTATGCTGGCTATTGGTGACTACCTCAACATCCAAGTGCACGCTTGCATTGGTGGAAAAAGTATCGGCGAGGATATCAGGAGGCTGGAGCATGGAGTGCATGTTGTCTCAGGAACTCCAGGTAGAGTCTGTGATATGATCAAGAGAAGGACCCTGCGAACAAGAGCCATCAAGCTTCTAGTTCTG GATGAAGCTGATGAGATGTTGAGCAGAGGCTTCAAGGATCAGATTTATGATGTCTACAGATATCTCCCACCAGAACTTCAG GTGGTTTTGATATCTGCCACCCTTCCTCATGAGATCCTGGAGATGACTAGCAAGTTCATGACTGAACCAGTTAGGATCCTTGTGAAGCGTGATGAGTTGACCCTGGAG GGCATCAAACAATTCTTTGTTGCTGTTGAGAAAGAGGAATGGAAGTTTGATACTTTGTGTGATCTTTATGATACATTGACCATCACCCAAGCTGTCATTTTCTGCAATACTAAGAGAAAG GTGGATTGGCTTACTGAAAGGATGCGGACCAATAACTTCACGGTATCAGCTATGCATGGCGACATGCCCCAACAGGAAAGGGATGCCATTATGACTGAGTTCAGGTCTGGCGAAACTCGTGTGCTAATCACTACGGATGTTTGGGCTCGAGGACTGGATGTTCAGCAG GTTTCTCTTGTCATAAATTATGATCTCCCAAATAACCGTGAGCTTTACATCCATCGCATTGGTCGTTCTGGTCGTTTTGGGCGCAAG GGTGTGGCGATCAATTTCGTGCGCAAGGATGACATCCGTATACTGAGAGACATAGAGCAGTACTACAGCACACAGATTGATGAGATGCCAATGAATGTTGCTGATCTTATCTGA